From a single Thalassospira sp. ER-Se-21-Dark genomic region:
- the rpmF gene encoding 50S ribosomal protein L32 gives MAVPKKKVTKSRQGMRRSHDKLAKGSYREDKETGELHRPHHIDPNTGMYRGRQVVEPKM, from the coding sequence ATGGCAGTGCCAAAGAAAAAAGTGACCAAGTCCCGTCAGGGCATGCGTCGCTCGCATGACAAGCTCGCCAAGGGCTCGTACCGCGAAGACAAAGAGACCGGCGAACTGCATCGCCCGCACCACATTGACCCGAACACCGGTATGTACCGTGGTCGTCAGGTGGTCGAGCCGAAGATGTAA
- a CDS encoding GNAT family N-acetyltransferase — protein sequence MTPSNPRKLEVVISFLEMQSPPERAPAIVPPGKVAIIRAENPTLSFYRYLYNTVGEPWLWWQRRLMSDTELSAILAKPETHVYVLYVAGVPAGFAELDLTDFESDNVIDLHYMGLMPEFIGKGFGKYLLDWAIDTAWSFKPTRITVNTCTLDHPSALGAYQKAGFAIYDRRTDIVDDPRDTGLIPHIDHHVDHDGHPASDTPDRESDPENANNADSDTLIVDFPDRAR from the coding sequence ATGACCCCATCCAATCCGCGCAAGCTGGAAGTTGTGATCAGCTTCCTTGAAATGCAAAGCCCGCCCGAACGCGCGCCAGCCATCGTCCCGCCCGGCAAGGTCGCGATCATCCGGGCTGAAAACCCGACCCTGTCATTTTATCGCTACCTATATAATACGGTCGGCGAACCTTGGCTGTGGTGGCAACGCCGCCTGATGAGCGACACGGAGCTTTCCGCGATCCTCGCCAAGCCGGAGACGCATGTTTATGTGCTTTATGTTGCCGGTGTGCCTGCCGGCTTTGCCGAGCTGGATCTGACGGACTTTGAATCTGACAACGTCATTGATCTGCACTATATGGGCCTGATGCCGGAATTCATCGGCAAGGGCTTTGGCAAGTACCTACTGGATTGGGCGATTGATACCGCCTGGAGCTTCAAACCCACCCGTATCACGGTCAATACCTGCACGCTTGATCACCCAAGTGCACTTGGGGCTTACCAAAAGGCAGGATTTGCTATATATGATCGCCGAACCGATATTGTTGATGATCCGCGCGATACAGGACTGATCCCGCATATCGACCACCATGTCGATCATGATGGTCATCCCGCGAGCGATACACCTGATCGCGAAAGTGATCCGGAAAATGCAAATAATGCAGATTCCGACACTTTGATCGTTGACTTTCCCGACCGCGCACGGTAA
- a CDS encoding GNAT family N-acetyltransferase has protein sequence MPAPSPFGSDMTNNTADGAGIRLEQLKAPTNDDIAAITRLWIATGLIPAIRDARQDIENCIAADNGSLIVARMPDDQQIFATMMTGHDTVFGWIHYLAIAKHAQGSGIGRELVSLAEDILRLSGLSEIRVTIENAAAGDFYAKLGYDFIASVTDQADPDPHQNKIMRKSLVQ, from the coding sequence ATGCCCGCCCCATCCCCGTTCGGTTCGGATATGACGAACAATACCGCGGATGGCGCGGGCATCAGACTTGAACAGCTTAAAGCCCCTACTAACGACGATATTGCCGCCATCACCCGCCTTTGGATTGCGACCGGACTGATCCCGGCGATCCGCGATGCACGGCAGGATATCGAAAACTGTATTGCGGCTGATAATGGCAGCCTGATTGTCGCGCGCATGCCAGATGATCAGCAAATCTTTGCCACCATGATGACCGGCCATGACACTGTCTTTGGCTGGATTCATTACCTGGCAATCGCCAAGCACGCCCAAGGCAGTGGCATTGGCCGCGAACTGGTAAGCTTGGCCGAGGATATCCTGCGTCTTTCGGGCTTAAGTGAAATCCGGGTCACAATTGAAAATGCCGCAGCGGGTGATTTTTACGCCAAACTCGGCTATGACTTTATAGCAAGCGTCACCGATCAGGCTGATCCTGATCCGCACCAAAACAAAATAATGCGCAAGAGTTTAGTCCAATGA
- the sseA gene encoding 3-mercaptopyruvate sulfurtransferase, with protein MTNPLSDALVSTQWLADHLDAPDVRVVDASWYMPAENKNAREFYDAEHIPGAVFFDIDDIAADDSAPLPHMMPDAIKFSAKVRKLGLGDGVRVVVYSQKGSALAACRAWWMLRHFGHHDVVVLDGGLPKWIAEGRPVTDAPTPPRERHFTARANSFLLREYDQVLSNVKTKREQLVDARAGERFRGEVDDPWGKSGHVPGSYNLPFTELLNSDGTFKSADEIKAAFDAAGVDLNKPIVASCGSGVTACVLAMGAYISGHKQVAVYDGSWAEWATTEDSPVDTGPA; from the coding sequence ATGACCAACCCACTTTCCGACGCCCTTGTGTCCACCCAATGGCTTGCGGATCACCTTGATGCACCGGACGTGCGCGTCGTCGATGCCAGCTGGTACATGCCAGCCGAAAACAAGAATGCCCGCGAATTCTATGACGCTGAACATATTCCGGGTGCGGTTTTCTTTGATATCGATGATATCGCCGCCGATGACAGCGCCCCGCTGCCGCATATGATGCCCGATGCGATCAAGTTTTCCGCCAAGGTCCGCAAACTCGGCCTCGGCGATGGTGTCCGTGTGGTTGTCTATAGCCAAAAGGGTTCCGCCCTTGCAGCCTGCCGTGCATGGTGGATGCTGCGTCATTTCGGCCATCATGATGTTGTCGTTCTCGATGGCGGCCTGCCGAAATGGATCGCAGAGGGCCGCCCGGTCACCGATGCACCGACCCCGCCGCGCGAACGCCACTTTACCGCACGCGCCAACAGCTTTTTACTGCGTGAATATGATCAGGTTCTCTCGAACGTCAAAACCAAACGCGAACAGCTGGTGGATGCCCGCGCAGGCGAACGGTTCCGTGGCGAGGTTGACGACCCTTGGGGCAAATCGGGTCACGTTCCCGGCTCCTACAACCTGCCCTTTACCGAACTTCTGAATTCGGATGGCACCTTCAAGTCGGCGGATGAAATCAAGGCTGCATTCGACGCAGCAGGTGTCGATCTTAACAAGCCGATTGTTGCAAGTTGTGGTTCGGGCGTTACCGCCTGTGTCCTTGCCATGGGAGCCTATATTTCCGGCCACAAACAGGTCGCTGTCTATGACGGATCTTGGGCAGAATGGGCCACCACGGAAGACAGCCCGGTTGATACCGGCCCGGCCTGA
- a CDS encoding alanyl-tRNA editing protein: protein MTRLMFREDAYAKNCNAAVTSISDRGIELDQTVFYATAGGQSGDIGTLTLGDGTALPVVTTVKDRETGRILHIIADDHPLPAVGDTITAELDWDNRHKLMRFHTCLHLLCAVIEGDVTGGNIAAHKARLDFNLPDATLDKDEISEKLNELIARDADVYDGEISVAELKANPELVRTMSVQPPMDGHSIRTVTIEGIDFQPCGGTHVRKTGEIGKVMVSKIEKKGRQNRRINIVFDD, encoded by the coding sequence ATGACACGACTAATGTTTCGCGAAGACGCCTATGCAAAGAATTGCAACGCCGCCGTCACCAGCATTTCAGATCGCGGGATCGAACTTGATCAAACGGTGTTTTACGCAACCGCTGGCGGCCAATCAGGCGATATCGGCACACTAACCCTTGGCGATGGCACGGCCCTTCCCGTCGTTACCACGGTCAAAGATCGCGAAACCGGGCGTATCTTGCACATCATTGCCGATGATCATCCCCTGCCCGCGGTTGGCGATACGATCACAGCCGAACTTGATTGGGACAATCGCCACAAGCTGATGCGCTTTCACACCTGCCTGCATCTTTTGTGTGCTGTCATCGAAGGTGATGTTACGGGTGGCAACATCGCCGCCCATAAGGCGCGGCTAGACTTCAATCTGCCGGACGCCACGCTCGACAAGGATGAAATCAGTGAAAAGCTTAACGAACTGATCGCACGCGATGCCGATGTCTATGACGGGGAAATCTCCGTCGCCGAGCTTAAAGCCAACCCGGAACTGGTGCGCACCATGTCGGTGCAGCCGCCAATGGACGGACATTCTATCCGGACTGTCACCATAGAAGGCATTGATTTCCAACCCTGTGGCGGCACCCATGTGCGCAAAACCGGCGAGATCGGCAAGGTCATGGTTTCCAAAATTGAAAAGAAAGGCCGCCAGAACCGCCGGATCAATATCGTATTTGACGACTGA
- a CDS encoding tyrosyl-tRNA synthetase gives MTHISLADRMPTLDFTPNALKDGIGVVPLILMAGFAETTTAASELVARGAVTIEGKQIIDPDHHILSYAFDDGEVLRLTVGGKSTMLIRRAD, from the coding sequence ATGACCCATATCTCTCTTGCTGATCGCATGCCGACACTTGATTTCACGCCCAACGCCCTGAAGGACGGGATCGGGGTGGTGCCGCTTATTCTGATGGCGGGCTTTGCCGAGACCACTACGGCGGCAAGTGAACTGGTCGCACGTGGTGCTGTCACCATCGAAGGCAAACAGATCATTGATCCCGACCATCATATCCTGAGCTACGCCTTTGATGATGGCGAAGTGCTGCGGCTCACGGTTGGGGGCAAAAGCACGATGCTGATCCGGCGCGCGGACTGA
- a CDS encoding PA0069 family radical SAM protein, translating to MQNQTAFMEQNTDNTAFGDDRTRPDHDQNVLPVRAQKGRGAVSNIDGRFERHIHQAVDDGWTSHRLEEQEPPRIKTTLGIDGARSVITRNQSPDVPFDRSINPYRGCEHGCVYCFARPTHAYLGLSPGLDFETRLFWKPEAAQLLRKQLSSKTYQPAPIVIGTSTDPYQPVDRDKKLTRSIIEVLSDCQHPFSLITKSALVTRDIDLIAPMAARNRASVAVSVTSLDHRLSNLLEPRASAPHCRLEAIRKLSDAGIPVTVLCAPVIPGLNDTEIEKIVSACKDAGAQSIGHIVLRLPLEIADLFEEWLEAHYPDRKAKVMSLIRQMRDGQIYQSEFGTRMRGTGPIADLIAKRFDAARKKHGLTNRSLNLDCSGFKRPSASGQMSLF from the coding sequence ATGCAAAACCAAACCGCCTTCATGGAACAAAACACCGACAACACGGCTTTTGGTGATGACCGGACGCGCCCGGATCATGACCAAAACGTCTTGCCTGTCCGCGCGCAAAAGGGACGCGGGGCTGTTTCAAATATTGATGGCCGGTTTGAAAGACATATCCATCAGGCAGTTGATGATGGCTGGACGTCACACCGGCTTGAAGAACAGGAACCACCCCGGATCAAAACGACCCTTGGCATTGATGGGGCGCGTTCTGTGATCACCCGCAATCAAAGCCCCGATGTGCCGTTTGATCGCTCCATCAACCCTTATCGCGGGTGTGAGCATGGCTGTGTGTATTGCTTTGCGCGCCCGACCCATGCCTATCTGGGCTTGTCCCCCGGTCTTGATTTTGAAACGCGTCTTTTCTGGAAGCCAGAGGCCGCCCAGCTTCTGCGCAAGCAACTCTCATCAAAGACTTATCAACCCGCCCCGATTGTGATCGGCACAAGCACTGATCCCTATCAGCCAGTCGATCGCGACAAGAAACTGACGCGGTCGATCATTGAAGTCCTGTCAGACTGTCAGCATCCCTTTTCACTGATTACCAAAAGCGCGTTGGTCACCCGTGACATTGACCTGATCGCCCCGATGGCCGCCCGAAACCGGGCATCGGTGGCCGTATCCGTCACAAGCCTTGATCACCGGCTGTCAAACCTTCTGGAACCGCGCGCCTCTGCCCCGCACTGCCGGCTTGAGGCCATCCGAAAACTCTCAGATGCGGGCATTCCGGTCACCGTCCTGTGCGCGCCGGTTATTCCGGGCCTGAATGATACGGAGATCGAAAAGATCGTGTCGGCCTGCAAGGACGCCGGTGCGCAATCGATTGGTCACATCGTCTTGCGCCTGCCGCTCGAAATCGCCGATCTGTTCGAAGAATGGCTGGAGGCCCATTACCCCGACCGCAAGGCCAAGGTGATGTCATTGATCCGTCAGATGCGTGATGGTCAAATCTATCAATCGGAATTTGGCACCCGCATGCGCGGCACCGGCCCGATTGCCGATCTGATCGCCAAACGCTTTGACGCTGCGCGCAAAAAGCATGGCCTGACCAACAGATCCCTCAACCTTGATTGCAGCGGCTTCAAACGTCCCAGCGCGAGCGGGCAAATGTCGCTGTTCTGA
- a CDS encoding LysE family translocator, with protein MDWSQVLSFALVASLLVMSPGPNGVLVAKTVPTSGRMAGMANVAGFVSAFYVHGTLSILGISLILVQSAQAFMVVKFLGAAYLCWVGFKALRDAWLGVKTVANVSPAKRRRTLVTAYGEGLLTNVLNPKTSMFYLAAFPQFIPVGEGAMTAAFMLVCVHAAINAIWFAAMVMLFARLTRFARNGRFQRALKATTGAVFIAFGVKLVSLRP; from the coding sequence ATGGATTGGTCACAGGTTTTGAGTTTTGCGCTGGTTGCGTCACTGCTTGTCATGTCGCCGGGCCCCAACGGTGTTCTGGTCGCCAAGACGGTGCCGACATCAGGACGCATGGCCGGGATGGCCAATGTGGCCGGATTTGTCAGTGCCTTTTATGTGCACGGGACGTTGTCGATCCTTGGTATTTCCCTGATTCTGGTGCAGTCGGCACAGGCCTTTATGGTCGTGAAGTTTCTTGGCGCAGCCTATTTGTGCTGGGTCGGGTTCAAGGCGCTGCGTGATGCGTGGCTTGGGGTGAAAACAGTTGCCAATGTATCACCGGCCAAACGCAGGCGTACCTTGGTCACGGCTTATGGCGAGGGACTTCTGACCAATGTGCTGAACCCGAAGACTTCGATGTTTTATCTGGCTGCCTTCCCGCAATTCATTCCCGTAGGTGAGGGGGCGATGACCGCCGCCTTTATGCTGGTGTGTGTGCATGCCGCAATCAACGCCATCTGGTTTGCAGCCATGGTCATGTTGTTTGCACGGCTGACTCGCTTTGCAAGGAATGGCCGTTTTCAGCGCGCACTTAAGGCTACCACCGGGGCGGTGTTCATCGCCTTTGGTGTTAAGCTGGTGTCGTTGCGCCCCTAA
- a CDS encoding inverse autotransporter beta domain-containing protein, protein MLKNENNLLYLIDSNYIGQFMQNSMFISFSVLALIFVSSFSTVKASESDKWRPHIDLEGKPGSDRHLGEADLFVPLIQDDHTLVFGNLRGRIDNQNGREGNYGLGVRHMLSSGWNLGGYGYFDRRRSSLGNMFNQITFGAEALSMDWDIRANAYVPIGRKSYQVDSLNTATISGTTVVFRGGEERSLGGFDAELGWRVPVFDENSQQQLRLYGGGYRFSDEKAGMIAGPRGRIDLTFNEVPFLWDDSRLSLGLEVQHDDPRGTQSFAMFRLRIPFQVFGGQETHQTDLRPIERRMADPVIRDVDVVSRAGAFGPPETASETASGQLLSVVDSSSTTGSNLSNAVAAAGANSTVILQGDFSNVNSKVILQSGQTLMGQGSLEVKSPSGRVATLDMGSASVSGTGTVTTVGGNDSRLIEMANNSTLAGITVNNTASGGTASYAVLMDGVSGATIRNSTLSASASGNTSTPIYILNNSSNITITGNTLKASGQTGHQTFGGMAVQDSSNIKFSNNSVTASGSGNKHSVYLDDVTDLSGSGNTKNAAAATCSTSVTNTGSIGFTDGSSCP, encoded by the coding sequence ATGCTGAAAAATGAAAATAATTTGTTATATTTGATTGATTCGAATTATATTGGCCAATTCATGCAAAATTCGATGTTTATTTCGTTTTCTGTATTGGCATTAATTTTTGTTAGTTCTTTTTCTACTGTAAAAGCGTCGGAATCTGACAAATGGCGACCTCACATTGATCTTGAGGGAAAGCCGGGTTCTGACCGGCATCTCGGTGAAGCCGACCTGTTCGTACCGTTGATTCAGGACGACCACACGCTTGTGTTTGGCAATCTTCGCGGCAGGATCGACAATCAGAATGGCAGGGAAGGCAATTACGGATTGGGCGTGCGTCATATGCTGTCATCCGGATGGAATTTGGGCGGGTATGGCTATTTTGACCGACGCAGAAGCTCTTTGGGCAATATGTTCAACCAGATCACGTTCGGTGCAGAAGCACTGTCGATGGACTGGGATATACGTGCCAATGCCTATGTTCCGATTGGTCGAAAATCCTATCAGGTCGATAGCCTGAATACTGCGACAATTTCCGGTACAACTGTTGTTTTTCGCGGCGGCGAGGAACGTTCTTTGGGCGGTTTTGATGCCGAGCTAGGCTGGCGCGTGCCTGTTTTTGATGAAAATTCCCAGCAACAGTTGCGCCTTTATGGCGGGGGATATCGCTTTTCCGATGAAAAGGCGGGTATGATTGCCGGTCCACGGGGACGAATTGATTTGACCTTTAATGAGGTCCCTTTCCTTTGGGATGACTCTCGGTTGAGCCTTGGGCTTGAGGTTCAGCATGATGATCCGCGCGGCACCCAAAGCTTTGCCATGTTCAGATTGCGCATTCCCTTTCAGGTGTTTGGAGGCCAAGAAACCCATCAAACAGACCTGAGACCGATCGAAAGACGAATGGCGGATCCGGTTATTCGTGACGTCGATGTTGTTAGCCGGGCCGGAGCCTTTGGTCCGCCAGAGACAGCAAGCGAAACGGCATCTGGGCAATTGTTGTCGGTAGTGGATAGCTCATCGACCACAGGCAGCAATCTTTCCAATGCCGTGGCAGCAGCAGGCGCAAATTCGACAGTTATTTTGCAAGGTGACTTCTCCAACGTGAACAGCAAAGTCATATTGCAGTCCGGTCAGACATTGATGGGGCAAGGCAGCCTGGAAGTTAAAAGCCCCTCCGGGCGTGTTGCCACCCTGGACATGGGATCGGCTTCTGTCTCCGGGACAGGAACGGTGACAACTGTCGGGGGGAATGATTCCAGGCTGATTGAAATGGCCAATAACAGCACCCTTGCTGGTATCACGGTGAACAATACGGCCAGTGGCGGAACGGCCAGTTATGCAGTTTTAATGGACGGCGTTTCCGGCGCAACAATACGCAATAGCACCCTCAGTGCATCTGCATCCGGCAACACATCTACGCCGATCTATATTCTCAACAACTCCAGCAATATCACGATTACCGGTAATACCCTCAAAGCGTCCGGCCAGACGGGTCATCAGACCTTTGGTGGGATGGCCGTGCAGGACAGCAGCAATATCAAATTCTCCAACAACTCGGTCACGGCCAGCGGCAGTGGGAACAAGCACTCTGTCTATTTAGACGACGTTACCGACCTCTCAGGTTCCGGCAACACAAAGAATGCGGCTGCTGCGACATGCAGTACGTCAGTCACCAATACAGGATCGATTGGATTTACCGATGGCAGTTCCTGTCCGTAA
- a CDS encoding L-lactate permease — protein MTNFLLAALPIATILFLMIKANWGAARAGAAAWFVTVILAVFFFGAPTDMLIIAQAKGVMLALYILYIVWAALILYFAAEEAGAIKTIGRAIRSLTDDRPLQLLILGYVFASFLQGVAGFGVPIAVVAPLLLGMGFSPVLAVAAPMIGHSWSVLFGNMATSFEALIGVTGIPGTELTHYSAILLGLSGFMCGAAVLWLDGGFRTIRRRIVPLVLISGVMGVVQYAMANYGVWTLGGLTAGIAGLVTSIIVTRFWKPHPDDVAEQVTDDHHHMPLIEALTPYLVFIVLVTLATFVPAIEMLLGKIRFTLDFPETATATGWVIEAESAKAIAIFGHPGALLLYTAAISFTFFKLRGHYDDGIGKRIWQRTLKSGLPTSIGMVPVIGLAIIMDHAGMTYALAEGGAAVFSGAFAVAYPVISPAIGALGAFMTGSTNNSNVVFGMFQRHTAELSGLSTALVLAAQATGASLGSMLAPSKILVGCSTVGLSGKEGPVLSVVLKTGVILTALCGFMALGLLLITTMNGGA, from the coding sequence ATGACCAACTTCCTGCTGGCAGCCCTGCCAATCGCGACTATTTTGTTTCTGATGATCAAGGCCAACTGGGGTGCTGCACGCGCAGGTGCCGCCGCCTGGTTTGTGACGGTTATACTTGCCGTCTTCTTCTTTGGCGCACCGACCGATATGCTGATCATCGCCCAGGCCAAGGGCGTGATGCTGGCCCTTTATATCCTGTATATCGTCTGGGCCGCACTGATCCTGTATTTCGCAGCCGAGGAAGCCGGCGCGATCAAGACCATCGGGCGCGCCATCCGGTCGCTGACCGATGATCGCCCGCTGCAGCTTTTGATACTGGGCTATGTTTTTGCCAGCTTCCTTCAGGGTGTGGCGGGCTTCGGCGTTCCGATTGCGGTCGTCGCACCACTTCTGCTGGGCATGGGTTTCTCCCCGGTATTGGCGGTTGCAGCCCCAATGATCGGGCATAGCTGGTCGGTTTTGTTTGGCAACATGGCAACCTCGTTCGAAGCGCTTATTGGTGTCACCGGCATTCCGGGCACCGAACTGACCCATTATTCGGCGATCCTTTTGGGCTTGTCCGGCTTTATGTGCGGGGCGGCTGTTTTGTGGCTTGATGGCGGGTTCCGCACCATTCGCCGCCGCATTGTGCCGCTGGTTCTTATTTCCGGCGTGATGGGCGTGGTGCAGTATGCCATGGCCAATTACGGCGTCTGGACGCTGGGCGGCCTGACAGCCGGGATTGCAGGACTTGTGACCTCGATCATCGTGACCCGGTTCTGGAAACCCCATCCCGATGATGTGGCCGAGCAGGTTACTGATGATCATCACCACATGCCCCTGATTGAGGCATTGACCCCTTATCTGGTGTTCATCGTGCTGGTCACGCTGGCAACCTTTGTGCCCGCAATTGAAATGCTTTTGGGTAAAATCCGCTTCACGCTGGATTTCCCGGAAACCGCGACCGCAACCGGCTGGGTGATCGAGGCCGAAAGTGCCAAGGCGATTGCCATCTTTGGCCATCCGGGCGCGCTGTTGCTTTATACCGCTGCCATCAGCTTTACCTTCTTCAAGCTGCGCGGTCATTACGACGACGGGATCGGTAAACGTATCTGGCAACGCACGCTCAAAAGTGGCCTTCCGACCAGCATCGGCATGGTGCCGGTGATCGGGCTTGCCATCATCATGGACCACGCGGGCATGACCTATGCCCTTGCCGAAGGGGGTGCTGCGGTCTTTTCCGGGGCCTTCGCCGTTGCCTACCCGGTGATTTCACCTGCCATCGGCGCGCTTGGTGCGTTTATGACCGGCAGCACAAACAATTCCAACGTCGTCTTTGGTATGTTCCAACGCCACACTGCTGAGCTTTCTGGCCTGTCGACCGCCCTTGTTCTGGCGGCACAGGCGACGGGTGCGTCCCTTGGCAGCATGCTGGCCCCGTCAAAGATCCTTGTTGGGTGTTCGACCGTTGGGCTTTCGGGAAAGGAAGGACCGGTACTTTCGGTGGTGCTTAAAACCGGCGTGATCCTTACCGCGCTGTGTGGCTTCATGGCTCTTGGCCTGCTTTTGATCACGACGATGAACGGGGGCGCGTAA
- a CDS encoding LLM class flavin-dependent oxidoreductase, producing the protein MLRYSLLDLCPVNEGEHPSDALRNTLALAQHAEKLGYHRYWLAEHHNMPGIASAATSVVMAHVAAGTKTIRVGSGGVMLPNHAPLVIAEQFGTLDALHPGRIDLGIGRAPGTDQRTAAALRRDMHGSEERFIQDVLQVQAFLAPLEGNPPIRAVPGYGSQVPMWLLGSSLFSADLAARLGLPFAFASHFAPDMLMDALTLYRNRFEPSKALDKPYAVAAMGFFAADTDEEGEYLATSMQQQFLNLRRGTPGQLPKPVKDMSEIWNRVEKAGVDHAMRYAAIGGRDTVRKKLREFAYMTKADEIMVTANIYDQTARLKSFEIAAELFGEMNAKSENKDCA; encoded by the coding sequence ATGCTAAGATATTCCCTTCTTGATCTTTGCCCCGTGAATGAGGGTGAACATCCCTCTGATGCGTTGCGCAATACACTTGCCCTCGCCCAACACGCTGAAAAGCTTGGCTATCATCGTTATTGGCTGGCCGAACATCACAACATGCCCGGCATTGCCAGTGCCGCGACATCTGTTGTCATGGCCCATGTCGCGGCTGGTACCAAGACCATCCGCGTTGGGTCAGGTGGCGTCATGCTGCCCAACCATGCGCCGCTGGTGATTGCCGAACAGTTTGGCACCCTTGATGCGCTTCATCCGGGCCGTATTGATCTGGGCATTGGCCGCGCGCCAGGCACGGATCAACGCACCGCAGCCGCCCTTCGCCGTGACATGCATGGATCCGAGGAACGCTTTATTCAGGATGTCTTGCAGGTGCAGGCCTTCCTCGCCCCGCTTGAAGGCAATCCGCCGATCCGGGCCGTACCGGGCTATGGTTCGCAGGTGCCGATGTGGCTTTTGGGCAGCAGCCTGTTTTCAGCCGACCTGGCCGCACGCCTTGGTCTGCCCTTCGCCTTTGCATCGCACTTTGCGCCCGACATGCTGATGGATGCGCTAACCCTTTATCGCAACCGGTTTGAGCCAAGCAAAGCCCTTGATAAACCCTATGCGGTTGCTGCGATGGGCTTCTTTGCCGCTGACACCGACGAGGAAGGTGAATATCTGGCCACCTCGATGCAGCAGCAGTTCCTGAACCTGCGGCGCGGAACACCGGGCCAATTGCCAAAACCGGTCAAGGATATGAGCGAAATCTGGAACCGCGTTGAAAAGGCCGGTGTGGATCACGCCATGCGCTATGCCGCAATTGGCGGGCGCGATACGGTGCGCAAGAAACTGCGCGAATTCGCCTACATGACCAAGGCCGACGAAATCATGGTCACCGCCAACATCTATGATCAGACGGCACGCCTGAAATCCTTTGAAATCGCTGCCGAGCTGTTTGGCGAAATGAACGCAAAGTCCGAGAACAAAGACTGCGCCTAA
- a CDS encoding AAA family ATPase, giving the protein MLIILGGLPGVGKTSIARLAAQELGAIHLRIDTIEQAVIDCGVVPSDEMGPVGYVVANRIATDNLRLGHLVIGDAVNPIELSRAAWQEAAIIADKPFVQIELICSDVDEHRYRVETRKGDIENLKLPDWQKVCDREYHPWPDVDLVIDTAAQSLCASSDILVGFVRKKIASI; this is encoded by the coding sequence ATGTTGATTATTCTTGGTGGATTGCCTGGTGTCGGCAAAACGTCAATTGCCAGATTGGCGGCTCAGGAACTTGGCGCGATCCATCTGCGAATTGATACAATCGAGCAGGCAGTTATTGATTGCGGTGTCGTGCCATCCGATGAAATGGGCCCGGTCGGGTATGTCGTCGCAAACCGGATCGCGACAGATAATTTGCGCCTTGGCCACCTTGTGATCGGAGATGCGGTCAATCCGATCGAATTATCCCGTGCCGCGTGGCAAGAAGCCGCGATAATCGCAGACAAGCCTTTTGTGCAGATTGAACTGATTTGTTCTGATGTTGATGAGCATCGTTACCGGGTTGAAACACGAAAGGGTGACATAGAAAACCTGAAACTGCCCGACTGGCAAAAGGTCTGTGATCGTGAATATCACCCCTGGCCGGATGTGGATCTGGTGATTGATACTGCTGCGCAATCGCTTTGTGCTTCTTCTGACATACTTGTTGGTTTTGTTCGGAAGAAGATCGCCAGTATCTGA